The following nucleotide sequence is from Euleptes europaea isolate rEulEur1 chromosome 3, rEulEur1.hap1, whole genome shotgun sequence.
atctccaggaatttccagctatggatttggcaaccctcaATGTAGCATGCATTCTGACTGCGTGTGTggttcctagtagggttgccaacctccaggtggtagctggagatctcccgctattacaactgatctccaggtgatataaatcagttcccctggagaaaatggccactttggcatttggagtctctggcattgaagtccctcccctctccaaaccctgtcctcctcagactctacccccaaaattcccaggtatttcccaacctggagctggcaaccctagttcctaggGCCTTCACCtttaattcgggggggggggggcacacacctCTGGTTACAGTGTTTTCAGAGCTGATACCAAGAAAATGTGGAGCCAAAAGTCACAACTCTAACTGAAAGACATGGCAAAGCAGAAAATACAGAGTAAGATGGCAACAAGAGGCTGGTGGACATGATTTGATTACTGCCATACTAATATTGCCCTATATAGCTTTTACATGTGATGAAATTTTTGAGTTTATTTTTTGATGAATACGAAAACATGTGAAACGggatatattttaaaacatatttattgTAATAAATAAACTGTAGGCCGCATCAAGTTTAGCAAACAAATTATTACAACAGTAAAACCATCCTTAATTTAAATAACAAACGCCGGCTAGAATAGGTTTTATAAATAAATCTTTACTGATATAAGTTATGAACACAATATAAACAATTAGTTTAAATAAATTACCACTAAATAGTAGCACTGGCTAAAATGTTTTCTAAAATAACATAATATAGTTAGTTGTTATCTGGGAGGCAAGACAACAGAGAAGCAGCAAAACTTGCTTCCATGTTCCTCTTGATATCTTGTAACTTTGAACATATATCATTGCATTGTTATGAGAAAATCCTCTGCTCTGCATAGCCAATGGGCTACTATTCTACTGGGGGAATTGCGCCCCTTTTTGGTCACATAATTCAGACTTGGCATCCTTTTGCTAAACTCATTTACTTGGAGGTAAGTTCCACTGAAGCTGATGCTACTTTCAGCTTGTTCGGTGGTGGGTCCTATATATGCCACCCAGGTCAATGCAGGGCTCTCAGGTTCATATGGAGGCCTTGTTTGAATGGGCCATGTAGTTTATCTGAAACACCCCAATTCCTGTGATTACAGGATTTCTATTGTTGTCACAGGAATGGAGGTAGAGGCATCATTTCACACAAACAGTATCTCCATGCAAGCCTAGCAGTGCTGAAGGTTCAGCTGCCCCAGTCTGCAAGACCTTCTTCATCCATCTTTTCCCCACCTCACTCCCCTGTCATACTTTCCCTCATTTTAATCAACTCTaaaccctgtccttcagtgttactactctgaagatgcctgccacagttgctggcgaaacgtcaggaaagaaaattccaagaccacggttacacagcccggataacctacaagaaccaatctaaaCCCTTCCTTTGTCAGAATGACAAGGAAGGATTTATTCTGTACATTTTATGGATGATCCCAGAGGGAGAAGCTGCACATCTGAACTGACACTTACTTTCAAATAAATGCATTTGTCGCACATTCATTAAAGAGGTGTTCCACTCAAATCCCCCACTCCAGATAAGGTGATTTGAGAATTGTAGCCTAAATTGTTTTATCATCTGTAGTATAAAAAAAAGTTCTTGAGCCCTTCGCTAAGCAAAAGGATGTGTGCATGTTCTCTTTAAAGCTTAAATACCAAAGAGACAGTGGTACTTTCCCCATAACGGCCGTAGTTTGAAGGAAGTTCCAGTAGTTCTGACAATCCATTCAGTTCTGGTTGCTTCTCTTGCTGGTGCTAATTCCTTCCGTGCATGCATTTTCCAGATAATCAAATAGCAAATCAAGTTCCCCAACTGCTTTGTTCTTTCCATTTTCTCCTAGCTATAAAATCAAAGCAAAAATAAGCTACTTGGTAGAAAGAAGAATCCAGAAAGCATCCTTGTTTCGCAGCTTTAAAAACACAGCAGAAAATAGTGTCCTAAATATTATGAGCACACCCCCCTAGGAAATTCTTCTGCATAAGCCATATTAAAATGGATGGGAGACATGCAGGAGCATTGAGGGGTAGCAACCTGCATCACAGAGTGGTGTTGTCTTGTAGCTTCCACTCATTTCCAGGGAGATAGAGCAGGATAACTTTCTGGGGGGTTGTTCATAACTAATAATTGTGGCAAAAGGTTACAATTCAGCCTCTAACATGCCATGGGTCTTActatctattaaaaaaaaaaaaaacattggctgCAAAATCCATAGAATGAGTGCAAGAAATGGGATCAACTCCTGTTCAGGCATGGTCTTGCTAAGCTGTACTAATCAAGATGCCATCTATAAGCCTCAGTGACAAACTCTAAATAACTCTGACATTTCACCTACTAGGTATGAGACTTATAAACCCACTGAGCGAATGCTTGCTAAACTAAACACTGTCTCCATAGTATTGTCAGTCCAGCCTGCTCATTTTCAGGTAGAGTTTCTTAAAGACCAGTAAGGATTAATTACTTCCTTTATAGTTTGCACAGTTGTTTCCGGAATCCATGCACTCTGGAGAAAATCAGGGTTCTGCTTACCCTACAAAATTAAGCACTAACTTCTCCCTTTACATTTGAAGCAGTCAGTTGACTGATAagcttgttttttaaagaaagatccCACCTCAGCAAAAAGAAGGGATTGCATGCATGGATTGCACTTTCATCCTTAAAAAATTGGGCTACATGCAAGCCTAACATAAAAAGAACAAATCTGTTATTGATGTGGCTctctttgtggggggtgggggttgtttcTTCCCCATGTTCACTACGCAGGGATGTCATATACCAAGCCTCTTTCTATAAAGAGTGTCAATGGTTGTTTAGAAATTTCTTATATGGCTAGTCTAAAGAATAATGTTCTGTATTGACTGAAAAGTTCTGAAATAATTAACGGTAGTTGATACTGCACAGCCAACTAGCAATAAATTATTTTTGTGATCTAATTATGCATAGCTCTATTCTAGGAGCTTTTTGTGGAAAATCCCTTTTCTGCATTCAACTgcaagcaggcttcatatggcAATAGTAACGTATATAAAAATATGTTGCCAGAGCTTTCTGTGTATCTACTTTGAAGTAAATCCTCTTCAGCAATATTTTCACTCATCTACTTCTGCTACTTTAAACTTAATTAATTGCTTTCTGTTTTCTTTAGGCACTTAAAAACCAATGGGTAATAATTATTGTTCCCTTGAGGGAATTGTGGGGGGGGAAGTACCGCTATTCATTACATAGCCAGCAAAGTTACTGGTCAGAATTCCTTTATTTTGTCATTTGTGATCATAGTAGCATGATTGTAAGATAAAAATCTTAAAGAATAAAATATGAACTAGGGCTTCATCTGTCTATATAGTTAAGTACTTAAGCACCACCGTCCCCAAAAAGCAAAAACTGATTTCTAAATTCCAGAAGAGAATAGGCTGAGCTGAGGAAAAAATGAAGTATGTTGAAAATAAATTATAGGAAGGAAAATTTAGAAACATCTGTAATGCTTTGACTGcctaaatgtattttaaatgaagaaaatacctCCCAAAAGCTAGAAAAAATAACACAGAAAAGACTGGAATAAACTGTGTTATTAACAACATTGCCCAGAAAGTCCATTAAAACTGTGTGATACTGAATTGTTAAAATGGTAAGTAAcagaaaaaccttttaaaaggttttttctgTGCATGTATTTTGATGACATACAGCTTGTAAAGATAGAACTGCATAACTTTACTTAAACGTTTGAAACAGTGCTCTATTTCAGTCTTGTTAATATTTGTATATACAGATTTTTAATATACCTGTTTCATCTTGTCTTTCATTTTTTCTATATTACTTTCAATATGTACTTTATGTCCCAATGGTTTCTGAAAAGAAAGAATACAATACATAACAATGTGGTTTTTCATTTCACGCCTTTCTCTTGACTTGCACTTCACTTCAGAAGCATGGATTGTCTTGATTTGAGGTTTCCTTTGTTATCAGAAGTAGTGATTTGATATCTTGGCTACAGGATCTTGCTAAGAACCAGCCATGCTTACAAACTAGAAACCCACTGAGAAAAAAAGCAAAGATGTGGATTGAAGAGGTGAGATTTCAAGATAAACAAGGACAGGGAGTGGATATCAGAGAGGAATAACAGTTCTATTTCATGCTTACACAATTGCTCAACTCCTTATGCAAACAGCCCAGGAAATTTGCCACTTCTTCAGCCATGGGATACTGGTTCTTTAGCTCAGAGAGGACATTTTCCACCACAATCTCTGTTACTCTCTTCATTAGGTAGCAGTGGTTTTTCTCCTGCAAAACAAGATAAGGAACATAAACTGAGCAAGAAGAAAACAGGCAACTTTTagaaagagagaataaaaagAATACTGTATTTGCATGTGGAAAGTAGGAAGCTCACCTTGATTCTAATGTACAGATGCTGCCCCACAAACCTGTTATCTGTGTCATTGTCAGCAagtcttgcctttaaaaaaaagaagaaaatgactGATCTTGCAGAAATATGAGCCTGTATTTTTTAGACATTGAACATTATTGCAGATTGActctaagaatataagaagagccatgtgggatcagaccagcggtccatctagaccagcatcctgtttcacacagtggccaaccagttcgtCTTGAAGTCCAAAAACATGGCATAGGGGCCAAGGCATTCCCCTGATGTTTCTTCCTGGCACTGGTAATCAGACGTTCACTGTctagtagccactaatagacgtgtcctccatgaatctgtctaatctccttttgtaGCTGTTTatgcctgtggctatcactacatcctctggcagcgaccCTAGTAGATTCTTTAATTCCACATTAAGAATTGGACTGACTACTGTAGAATTTTGTTAGAATATAGAAAAGGAGACATGGGAAGAAATTAAGTGTTCAGGCTGTGAGTGTAACCCACCAAGGCAAGAAGACTGAGGAGTCTCCTTCTAATGGATTTGTTTGAAAAACATaagtatttttaaatttaaaattatccTGCATATTCAAAAagatcaaagcagtttacaatgaaTAACATTAAATCATTAGCATGCCAATCTATAAAACAAAACAGTAATTGTAATTGCCCAGAATGCATACCAAAATTACTCCACATTCTAAAAACATAAGCTAGTAACTAACGAAAAGACCTTTGAAACAGAGCTGTTTTATACACTCTCTGAAAAAAATGGACAGAGAGCAGATCTTATTGACATTTCATGGTAGactattccaaagaactggggcAATAACAGGAAAAGTCATAGATGTTACAGAAAAAGTTTGAAACTTCCAGAATGACAGGACCACCAGGAGTAATCTCTGGGAAAATCTAGTTGGTTCATACCAACTAATTTTGAACACCATCAAACAAATTCCAAACTCTCAAGATGTATAGTGTGTGGGGAGAGACAGTGAATGGATTATatacaccaaattatttaaaagATGTGCTACTTGTGGGTTACTACTTCATATCCAACCAATGGGTTGTGATTGCCCACAGTTACACATGTATGCCAAATATATGGTAAGCGCACCTGCCTCTGTAGTCACTATTATAGTTCAGATATTATAGCACAGATTAGTTTTTCTTAACAAAAGAAGAATGGCAGAAAGCAAATACATGGAAGAGAATTCATGCAGATATGAGTGCATTGCATAACCTAAGCCTATTGGTTTTACCATTCTGGCCAAGGTGTATGTCTGGTTCCTGATATAGAATCGCTGGAAGTTGGTTTTTCTGAGCCTGCAAGAATGATTAGCAAGAGCATCTTTTTCCTTCAGGGGCAAAGGGCTTGCAAGGAACAAGAGAGGTAGGAAACACAAGCAAACCATCCATAGGAAACCTTTCTTCCAATTCTGCAGAGAATTCATGGTTCCCAATAAAAGGCAGTAATTTCAGCCAAGGCTTGGTTATAGTCTTTGAATCTTCAAGAAACAAAAGATATCACccaattaaaaaacacattacaaaagtaacatatttataaaattacACATCATATATAACATAGATACAAAAGAATGAACATATTACCTGCTTGAAGTTTTTGGCTGTGCTATGATGGAACAGAGGGCTCTCTAATA
It contains:
- the IL22 gene encoding interleukin-22, with the protein product MNSLQNWKKGFLWMVCLCFLPLLFLASPLPLKEKDALANHSCRLRKTNFQRFYIRNQTYTLARMARLADNDTDNRFVGQHLYIRIKEKNHCYLMKRVTEIVVENVLSELKNQYPMAEEVANFLGCLHKELSNCKPLGHKVHIESNIEKMKDKMKQLGENGKNKAVGELDLLFDYLENACTEGISTSKRSNQN